From the Streptomyces pluripotens genome, one window contains:
- a CDS encoding prenyltransferase/squalene oxidase repeat-containing protein codes for MNVRRSAAALAAIGVLAAAAPATAAGSSPSPSPKTTIPTGLYGTADPTYDGVWRQSLTLLAQRTLGYRPAAEAVDWLTGQQCANGAFAAFRAAPAKACDDKVQPDTNSTAAAVQALRAVGGHGGSVQKAVGWLKSIQNKDGGWSYYPGSPSDTNSTSVVIGALSAAGADPADVRASGKSPYDALLAWSVPCDQDGGGALAYQPDKKGKLVANVDATAAGLLGALGKGFVAQAGKAPAEAACAEAGHLTPARVADNAGAYLAAAVAKTGHVQSALPGAKDQPDFGNTADTVVALAADGRVEQAGKAYAWLEKNAGPWAKQSGPAAYAQLILAAHAVGAQPGDFGGTSLVRSLNALGPAPHVESAPALKTQQQAKSSDDGSDPSVWWIVGVVLVAGAGVGFLLASRKKRQP; via the coding sequence ATGAACGTACGCCGCAGTGCCGCGGCTCTCGCCGCCATAGGCGTGCTGGCAGCCGCCGCCCCCGCCACGGCCGCCGGTTCCTCCCCGTCCCCGTCCCCGAAGACGACGATCCCGACAGGTCTTTACGGCACGGCGGACCCCACCTACGACGGCGTGTGGCGGCAGTCGCTGACGCTGCTCGCCCAGCGCACGCTCGGCTACCGGCCGGCCGCCGAGGCCGTGGACTGGCTCACCGGACAGCAGTGCGCGAACGGCGCCTTCGCCGCCTTCCGCGCCGCACCCGCCAAGGCCTGCGACGACAAGGTCCAGCCCGACACCAACAGCACGGCCGCCGCCGTCCAGGCCCTGCGCGCGGTCGGCGGGCACGGCGGTTCCGTGCAGAAGGCGGTGGGCTGGCTGAAGTCCATACAGAACAAGGACGGCGGCTGGAGCTACTACCCGGGCAGCCCCAGCGACACCAACTCCACGTCCGTCGTCATCGGCGCGCTGTCGGCGGCCGGTGCGGATCCGGCGGACGTCCGCGCGTCGGGCAAGTCCCCCTACGACGCGCTGCTCGCCTGGTCCGTCCCCTGTGATCAGGACGGCGGTGGCGCCCTCGCCTACCAGCCGGACAAGAAGGGCAAGCTGGTCGCCAACGTGGACGCGACCGCGGCCGGCCTGCTGGGCGCACTCGGCAAGGGATTCGTCGCACAGGCCGGCAAGGCGCCTGCCGAGGCCGCCTGCGCCGAGGCCGGCCACCTCACCCCGGCACGGGTCGCGGACAACGCCGGCGCGTACCTGGCGGCAGCCGTCGCCAAGACCGGCCACGTGCAGTCGGCTCTGCCCGGCGCCAAGGACCAGCCCGACTTCGGCAACACCGCGGACACCGTCGTCGCCCTCGCCGCGGACGGCCGCGTCGAACAGGCTGGGAAGGCGTATGCCTGGCTGGAGAAGAACGCCGGCCCATGGGCGAAGCAGAGCGGCCCGGCCGCGTACGCCCAGCTGATCCTCGCCGCGCACGCGGTCGGCGCGCAGCCGGGGGACTTCGGCGGCACCAGCCTCGTCCGCTCCCTCAACGCACTGGGCCCGGCTCCCCACGTGGAGAGCGCCCCGGCCCTCAAAACGCAGCAGCAGGCGAAGTCGTCCGACGACGGCTCGGACCCGAGCGTGTGGTGGATCGTCGGCGTCGTTCTCGTCGCGGGCGCCGGCGTCGGCTTCCTGCTCGCCAGCCGGAAGAAGCGGCAGCCGTGA
- a CDS encoding SCO2322 family protein → MTAVRRAAAPLLLAALALLLGAAQAHATGYRYWSFWERSGGRWTYATQGPSTVRPEDGSVQGFRFAVSADSADASRPRGTADFTSICAGTPAKSGTKRVALVLDFGTPADAPSGETPPAPRTACARVFADATTAEALASVAKPLRYDTRALLCAISGYPEKGCGEQVSTARKDGAAERTDGAAQEKNAAAQTEKGPDGGPALGLPIGVAVVALLAGAAVWQARRRRDGAG, encoded by the coding sequence GTGACCGCCGTCCGCCGTGCTGCCGCGCCGCTGCTGCTCGCCGCGCTCGCGCTCCTCCTCGGCGCCGCCCAGGCCCACGCCACCGGCTACCGCTACTGGTCGTTCTGGGAGCGCTCCGGTGGTCGCTGGACGTACGCCACCCAGGGGCCGTCGACCGTCCGCCCCGAGGACGGCTCCGTCCAGGGCTTCCGCTTCGCGGTGAGCGCGGACTCCGCGGACGCGAGCCGCCCGCGCGGCACGGCGGACTTCACCTCGATCTGCGCCGGCACGCCCGCCAAGTCCGGCACCAAGCGGGTGGCGCTGGTCCTCGACTTCGGCACCCCCGCGGACGCGCCGTCTGGCGAGACCCCGCCCGCCCCCCGCACGGCCTGCGCCCGCGTCTTCGCTGACGCGACGACGGCCGAGGCGCTCGCCTCGGTCGCCAAGCCCCTCCGCTACGACACCCGTGCCCTGCTGTGCGCGATCTCCGGCTACCCGGAGAAGGGGTGCGGCGAACAGGTGTCGACGGCGCGGAAGGACGGCGCGGCCGAACGGACGGACGGTGCCGCGCAGGAGAAGAATGCTGCCGCGCAGACGGAGAAGGGTCCGGACGGCGGCCCAGCACTGGGTCTACCGATCGGCGTGGCCGTCGTCGCCCTGTTGGCAGGGGCAGCGGTGTGGCAGGCACGGCGGCGGCGCGATGGGGCCGGGTGA
- a CDS encoding energy-coupling factor transporter transmembrane component T, producing MGPGDSGRSVTARTVPHARGDVRPPHVRRSASGPARAGYRVAVHPGAWWLWSLSLGTAATRTTNPLLLALLVTASAYVVATHRSAAPWSRSYSAFARLAVAVLLARLLFAVALGSPIPGTHTLFTLPEVPLPHWAQGIRLGGKVTAEAVVFAAYDGLKLATLLICVGAANALASPARLLKSLPGALYEMGVAVVVALTFAPHLIADVQRLRAARRLRGRPDRGVRGLLQVGLPVLEGALERSVALAAAMESRGYGRTAEVPAPVRRTTAALTLGGLLGVCAGTYGLLTADGGTYGLVVLLAGAAAALAGLRLGGRRSLRTRYRPDPWDLRAWLVSGSGAAVAALLTLASARDPEALHPGVVPLVAPTLPLWPAAAVLFALLPAFAVPRDPGPRKPS from the coding sequence ATGGGGCCGGGTGACTCCGGGCGGTCCGTGACCGCTCGCACGGTTCCCCACGCCCGCGGGGACGTGCGGCCACCGCACGTGCGCCGTTCCGCGAGCGGCCCGGCCCGTGCCGGGTACCGGGTCGCGGTGCATCCCGGCGCCTGGTGGCTGTGGTCCCTCTCCCTCGGTACCGCGGCCACCCGGACCACCAACCCGCTCTTGCTCGCCCTCCTCGTCACCGCGTCCGCCTACGTCGTGGCGACGCACCGCTCCGCCGCCCCCTGGTCCCGCTCCTACTCCGCCTTCGCCAGGCTCGCCGTGGCCGTCCTCCTCGCCCGCTTGCTCTTCGCAGTGGCCCTCGGCTCGCCCATCCCCGGCACGCACACCCTCTTCACGCTCCCCGAAGTCCCGCTCCCGCACTGGGCGCAGGGCATCCGGCTGGGCGGCAAGGTCACCGCGGAGGCGGTCGTCTTCGCCGCCTACGACGGCCTGAAACTGGCCACCCTACTGATCTGCGTGGGCGCCGCGAACGCCCTGGCCAGCCCGGCCCGGCTGCTCAAGTCCCTGCCCGGCGCGCTCTACGAGATGGGGGTCGCCGTGGTCGTCGCCCTGACCTTCGCGCCCCATTTGATCGCGGACGTCCAGCGGCTGCGTGCCGCCCGTCGGCTGCGCGGCCGTCCGGACCGCGGTGTACGGGGGCTGCTCCAGGTCGGGCTGCCGGTCCTGGAGGGGGCGTTGGAGCGCTCGGTGGCGCTCGCCGCGGCCATGGAGTCCCGCGGCTACGGCCGTACTGCCGAGGTCCCGGCGCCCGTCCGCCGCACGACGGCCGCACTCACCCTGGGCGGCCTGCTCGGGGTGTGCGCAGGGACGTACGGCCTGCTCACCGCTGACGGCGGCACCTACGGGCTAGTGGTGCTCCTCGCCGGGGCAGCCGCCGCGCTCGCGGGCCTGCGGCTGGGTGGCCGCCGCTCGTTGCGCACCCGCTACCGGCCGGACCCCTGGGACCTGCGGGCCTGGCTGGTCTCGGGCTCGGGCGCCGCGGTGGCCGCACTGCTCACGCTCGCCTCCGCCCGTGATCCGGAGGCCCTGCATCCCGGGGTGGTCCCCCTCGTTGCACCCACGCTCCCGCTGTGGCCCGCCGCCGCCGTCCTGTTCGCCCTGCTGCCTGCCTTCGCCGTCCCCCGGGACCCCGGCCCAAGGAAGCCGTCGTGA
- a CDS encoding ABC transporter ATP-binding protein: protein MIRFENVTVSYDGAAGPTVRNADFEVPEGELVLLVGPSGVGKSTLLGAVSGLVPHFTGGTLRGRVTVAGRDTRTHKPRALADVVGTVGQDPLAHFVTDTVEDELAYGMESLGLAPEVMRRRVEETLDLLGLAGLRDRPIATLSGGQRQRVAIGSVLTPHPPVLVLDEPTSALDPAAAEEVLAVLQRLVHDLGTTVLMAEHRLERVIQYADRVVLLPAPGAAPVVGPPAEVMAVSPVYPPVVGLGRLAGWSPLPLTVRDARRRAGELRTRLADRPDRPPLPLPSSCPPPPPPSLPETASPAGTTPPSASTAPGATPPPASTAPMRRSRRRLFWRATPESPQPCPSQVAEVRALGVRRGGIDALHRVDLAVAPGETIALMGRNGAGKSTLLGSLVGLVEPTAGTVRVGGAVPHRSAPRDLVRHVGLVPQEPRDVLYADTVAAECAAADRDTQAAPGTCRTLVSELLPGVADDTHPRDLSEGQCLALALAVVLTARPPLLLLDEPTRGLDYGAKARLAAVLRALAADGHAIVLATHDVELAAEIAHRVVLLAEGEVIADGPTAEIVVASPSFAPQVTKILAPQQWLTVAEVREALA from the coding sequence GTGATCCGCTTCGAGAATGTCACCGTGTCCTACGACGGCGCGGCCGGACCCACCGTCCGGAACGCCGACTTCGAGGTACCGGAAGGGGAATTGGTGCTACTCGTCGGCCCGTCCGGGGTCGGCAAGTCGACCCTGCTCGGCGCGGTCAGCGGGCTGGTGCCGCACTTCACCGGCGGCACACTGCGCGGACGCGTCACGGTGGCCGGCCGGGACACCCGTACCCACAAGCCTCGCGCACTCGCCGATGTCGTCGGCACGGTGGGGCAGGACCCGCTCGCACACTTCGTCACGGACACGGTGGAGGACGAACTCGCCTACGGCATGGAGTCGTTGGGGCTCGCTCCGGAGGTGATGCGGCGCCGGGTGGAGGAGACGCTGGACCTCCTGGGCCTGGCCGGGCTACGGGACCGCCCGATCGCCACGCTCTCCGGCGGGCAGCGGCAGCGGGTCGCGATCGGCTCGGTCCTCACCCCGCACCCCCCGGTGCTGGTGCTGGACGAACCGACCTCGGCGCTGGACCCGGCCGCGGCCGAGGAGGTGCTGGCCGTGCTGCAGCGGCTGGTGCACGACCTGGGGACGACGGTGCTGATGGCGGAGCACCGGCTGGAACGGGTGATCCAGTACGCCGACCGGGTCGTACTGCTGCCCGCTCCGGGCGCCGCCCCGGTCGTCGGCCCTCCGGCCGAGGTCATGGCCGTGTCCCCGGTGTACCCGCCGGTGGTGGGCCTGGGCCGGCTGGCCGGCTGGTCCCCGCTCCCGCTGACGGTGCGGGACGCCCGCCGCCGCGCGGGCGAGCTGCGCACCCGCCTGGCCGACCGTCCCGACCGTCCTCCCCTTCCCCTTCCATCCTCCTGTCCCCCTCCCCCTCCGCCTTCCCTGCCCGAAACGGCCTCCCCCGCCGGCACCACGCCACCGTCGGCATCCACGGCACCCGGCGCCACACCACCACCAGCATCCACCGCACCCATGAGGCGCTCCCGTCGCCGGCTGTTCTGGCGCGCCACGCCCGAGTCCCCGCAGCCCTGCCCCTCGCAGGTCGCCGAGGTCCGCGCGCTGGGCGTCCGCCGGGGCGGGATCGACGCCCTGCACCGCGTGGACCTCGCCGTGGCTCCCGGCGAGACCATCGCCCTGATGGGCCGCAACGGTGCCGGGAAGTCCACTCTCCTCGGCTCGCTCGTCGGGCTGGTGGAGCCCACCGCCGGCACGGTCCGGGTCGGCGGAGCGGTGCCGCACCGCAGCGCGCCCCGCGATCTGGTGCGCCACGTCGGACTCGTCCCGCAGGAGCCACGCGATGTGCTGTACGCGGACACGGTGGCAGCCGAGTGCGCGGCGGCGGACCGGGACACGCAGGCCGCGCCCGGCACCTGCCGGACGCTGGTGTCCGAGCTGTTGCCAGGCGTCGCGGACGACACTCACCCTCGCGACCTGTCCGAGGGCCAGTGTCTGGCCCTCGCCCTGGCCGTGGTCCTGACCGCCCGCCCCCCACTGCTCCTGCTCGACGAGCCGACACGCGGCCTGGACTACGGGGCCAAGGCCCGTCTGGCGGCCGTGCTGCGCGCCCTGGCCGCTGACGGGCACGCGATCGTACTGGCCACGCACGACGTGGAGCTGGCGGCCGAGATCGCCCACCGCGTGGTTCTGCTTGCCGAGGGCGAGGTGATCGCCGACGGGCCGACGGCCGAGATCGTGGTGGCCTCACCGTCCTTCGCCCCTCAGGTGACGAAGATCCTGGCCCCCCAGCAGTGGCTGACGGTGGCCGAGGTGAGGGAGGCGCTGGCGTGA
- a CDS encoding ECF transporter S component, whose translation MSPQSRVRAVRLGPRSLTALVLVGAVGAVAFGWPFLAPPTAQLSAHAQDAPWLFAGLLVLLVAVVAATISESDLGPKAVAMLGVLAATGAALRPIGAGTAGIEPMFFLMVLSGRVLGPGFGFVLGSVTMFASALLTGGVGPWLPFQMLSMGWFTLGAGLLPGPVRLRGRGELLLLACYGFLAAFAYGTVMNLVGWPFLAAAASNISFDPHASVPANLARFVAYCLATSLGWDLGRAVCTVVLTLALGPAVLRALRRATRRAAFETAVTFDGPAA comes from the coding sequence GTGAGCCCGCAGTCACGGGTCCGTGCCGTACGCCTGGGCCCCCGTTCCCTCACCGCGCTGGTGCTGGTCGGCGCGGTCGGTGCGGTCGCGTTCGGCTGGCCCTTCCTGGCCCCGCCCACCGCACAGCTCAGCGCCCATGCCCAGGACGCGCCCTGGCTCTTCGCGGGTCTGCTGGTACTGCTGGTCGCGGTGGTGGCGGCGACGATCTCCGAGTCGGACCTCGGGCCGAAGGCCGTGGCCATGCTGGGGGTGCTGGCGGCGACGGGGGCGGCGCTGCGCCCGATCGGCGCGGGCACGGCCGGGATCGAGCCGATGTTCTTCCTGATGGTGCTCAGCGGCCGGGTGCTGGGCCCCGGTTTCGGCTTCGTGCTGGGCTCGGTGACGATGTTCGCGTCCGCGCTGCTCACCGGCGGGGTCGGACCGTGGCTGCCGTTCCAGATGCTGTCGATGGGCTGGTTCACGTTGGGAGCGGGCCTGCTCCCGGGCCCGGTCCGGCTGCGCGGCCGGGGTGAACTGCTACTCCTGGCCTGCTACGGCTTCCTGGCGGCCTTCGCCTACGGCACGGTCATGAATCTGGTCGGCTGGCCCTTCCTCGCCGCCGCGGCGTCGAACATCTCCTTCGACCCGCATGCCTCGGTCCCCGCCAACCTGGCCCGCTTCGTCGCCTACTGCCTGGCCACCTCCCTGGGCTGGGACCTGGGCCGGGCGGTCTGCACCGTGGTGCTGACCCTGGCGCTGGGTCCGGCGGTGCTGCGCGCGCTGCGCCGGGCCACGCGGCGGGCCGCGTTCGAGACCGCGGTCACATTCGACGGCCCGGCCGCGTGA
- a CDS encoding lytic transglycosylase domain-containing protein, with product MSVSFIRRIASPKKVLTTAAVAAATAGMALAAAPAQAAPTSASSAKAIAHKMIPDAAQFNAFSKIVEHESGWNPTATNSSSGAYGLVQALPGSKMASAGSDWKTNPATQIKWGLDYMNSRYGSPVKAWNFWQTNHWY from the coding sequence GTGTCCGTCTCCTTCATCCGCCGCATCGCTTCCCCGAAGAAGGTCCTCACCACTGCCGCCGTGGCCGCCGCCACCGCCGGTATGGCACTGGCCGCGGCGCCCGCCCAGGCCGCCCCGACCTCGGCCTCCTCCGCCAAGGCGATCGCGCACAAGATGATCCCGGACGCCGCCCAGTTCAACGCCTTCAGCAAGATCGTCGAGCACGAGAGCGGCTGGAACCCCACCGCCACCAACAGCTCGTCCGGCGCCTACGGCCTGGTCCAGGCCCTGCCGGGTTCGAAGATGGCTTCCGCCGGTTCCGACTGGAAGACCAACCCGGCCACCCAGATCAAGTGGGGTCTGGACTACATGAACTCCCGCTACGGCAGCCCGGTCAAGGCCTGGAACTTCTGGCAGACCAACCACTGGTACTGA
- a CDS encoding YoaK family protein, producing MTTPTTPVPPARDSEERGVRLVPVLLILTVVSGLVDAVSYLGLGHVFTANMTGNVVILGLASAGAPGFSIRHAATSLACFLPGAVVGGRLSARLRGGSHRTWARLSLAAEAVLIGAASAVAFAWPHAGAAQYALIALMAFAMGLRNATVRQLGVADVTTTVLTTTLTHLAAESRLGGGTDRRFPRRAGAVVAMFAGACLGAWLVLHHGLGIPLVIAALAAGALAVAASGRE from the coding sequence ATGACGACGCCGACGACACCGGTGCCACCGGCCCGGGACTCGGAGGAACGCGGGGTACGGCTGGTGCCCGTACTGCTGATCCTGACCGTAGTGAGCGGCCTGGTCGACGCCGTCAGCTACCTGGGGTTGGGCCACGTCTTCACCGCCAACATGACCGGAAACGTGGTCATCCTGGGCCTCGCCTCGGCCGGCGCCCCCGGCTTCTCGATCCGCCACGCGGCCACCTCGCTGGCCTGCTTCCTGCCCGGCGCAGTGGTGGGCGGCCGGTTGTCGGCCCGCCTCAGAGGCGGCTCCCACCGCACCTGGGCCCGTCTGTCCCTGGCGGCGGAGGCCGTCCTGATCGGCGCGGCGTCGGCGGTGGCCTTCGCCTGGCCGCATGCCGGCGCTGCCCAGTACGCCCTCATCGCCCTCATGGCCTTCGCCATGGGCCTGCGCAACGCGACCGTCCGCCAGCTGGGCGTGGCGGATGTCACCACCACGGTCCTGACCACGACCCTGACCCACCTGGCCGCCGAATCCCGACTCGGCGGCGGCACGGATCGCCGTTTCCCCCGCCGTGCGGGCGCGGTCGTCGCGATGTTCGCCGGAGCCTGCCTGGGGGCCTGGCTGGTCTTGCACCACGGGCTGGGGATCCCCCTGGTGATCGCCGCGCTGGCGGCGGGGGCGCTGGCAGTAGCGGCCTCCGGGCGGGAGTGA
- a CDS encoding cytochrome P450, which produces MHCPALPDGFDFTDPDVLHHRVPLWEFAELRRSEPVRWIPQPPGVAGFDDTGYWAVTRHADVKYVSTHPELFSSSLNTAIIRFNEHIERDVIDAQRLILLNMDPPEHTRVRQIVQRGFTPRSIRALEDRLRSRAEAIVARARTRSGPFDFVTEVACELPLQAIAELIGVPQEDRGKIFDWSNKMIAYDDPEYAITEEVGAQSAAEIIAYAMNMAAGRKRCPARDIVTTLVAAEDEGNLNSDEFGFFVLMLAVAGNETTRNAITHGMHAFLTHPDQWDLFTRERPSTTAEEIVRWATPVNAFQRTATQDTELGGVRIGKGDRVGLFYASANHDPEVFTAPDAFDITRDPNPHLGFGGGGPHYCLGKSLAVLEIDLIFHAIADAMPGLRAADAPRRLRSAWINGVKELRVTLG; this is translated from the coding sequence ATGCACTGCCCTGCGCTGCCCGACGGGTTCGACTTCACCGACCCCGATGTGCTGCACCACCGCGTGCCCCTGTGGGAGTTCGCCGAACTGCGCCGTAGCGAACCCGTCCGCTGGATCCCGCAGCCGCCCGGTGTCGCGGGCTTCGACGACACCGGGTACTGGGCGGTGACCCGGCATGCCGACGTCAAGTACGTCTCCACGCATCCGGAGCTGTTCTCCTCCTCCCTCAACACGGCGATCATCCGCTTCAACGAGCACATCGAACGTGACGTGATCGACGCGCAGCGGCTGATCCTGCTCAACATGGACCCACCGGAACACACGCGTGTGCGCCAGATCGTGCAGCGGGGGTTCACGCCGCGCTCCATCCGGGCCCTGGAGGACCGGCTCCGGTCCCGCGCCGAGGCCATCGTCGCCCGTGCCCGTACCCGTTCCGGACCCTTCGACTTCGTCACCGAAGTGGCCTGTGAACTGCCCTTACAGGCCATCGCCGAGTTGATCGGCGTGCCGCAGGAGGACCGCGGCAAGATCTTCGACTGGTCCAACAAGATGATCGCCTACGACGATCCCGAGTACGCGATCACCGAGGAGGTGGGTGCCCAGTCGGCCGCCGAGATCATTGCCTATGCGATGAACATGGCCGCCGGACGCAAGCGGTGCCCGGCCCGCGACATCGTGACGACCCTCGTGGCGGCGGAGGACGAGGGCAACCTGAACTCCGACGAGTTCGGATTCTTCGTGCTGATGCTGGCGGTGGCCGGCAACGAGACCACCCGCAACGCCATCACCCACGGCATGCACGCCTTCCTCACCCACCCCGACCAGTGGGACCTCTTCACGCGTGAGCGCCCCTCCACCACGGCCGAGGAGATCGTCCGTTGGGCCACTCCGGTCAACGCCTTCCAGCGGACCGCCACCCAGGACACGGAGCTGGGTGGGGTGCGGATCGGGAAGGGGGACCGGGTCGGCCTGTTCTACGCCTCCGCCAATCACGACCCGGAGGTCTTCACCGCCCCGGACGCCTTCGACATCACCCGCGATCCCAATCCGCACCTGGGGTTCGGCGGCGGCGGCCCGCACTACTGCCTCGGCAAGTCCCTCGCGGTTCTGGAAATCGACCTGATCTTCCACGCGATCGCCGACGCCATGCCCGGCCTGAGGGCGGCCGATGCCCCGCGCCGGCTGCGCTCGGCCTGGATCAACGGCGTCAAGGAGCTGCGGGTCACCCTCGGCTGA
- a CDS encoding steroid 3-ketoacyl-CoA thiolase, whose amino-acid sequence MAAEPVIVEAVRTPIGKRGGALANLHPAYLLGETYRELLGRAGIPADAVEQIVGGTVTHAGEQSMNPARTAWLAMGLPYETAATTVDCQCGSSQQASHLVANMVAAGVIDVGVSCGVEAMSRVPLGSGSKHGPGKPFPDEWNVDLPNQFEAAERIARHRGLTRENVDALGLLSQERAANAWAEERFKRETFAVQVPTTEEEQYAGQGMWRLVDRDEGLRDTSMEALAGLKPVMPTAVHTAGNSSQISDGAAALMWASKRMARALRLKPRARIVAQALVGADPHFHLDGPIDATRAVLGKAGMTLKDIDLVEINEAFASVVLSWAQVFEQDLEKVNVNGGAIALGHPVGATGARLITTALHELERTDKEFALITMCAGGGLATGTIIQRL is encoded by the coding sequence ATGGCCGCCGAACCCGTGATCGTCGAAGCCGTACGCACCCCCATCGGCAAGCGCGGCGGCGCGCTCGCCAATCTGCACCCCGCCTATCTGCTGGGTGAGACCTACCGTGAACTGCTCGGCCGCGCCGGCATCCCCGCCGACGCGGTCGAGCAGATCGTCGGCGGCACGGTGACCCACGCCGGCGAGCAGTCCATGAACCCCGCGCGCACCGCCTGGCTGGCCATGGGGCTGCCGTACGAGACGGCTGCGACAACGGTCGACTGCCAATGCGGTTCCTCGCAGCAGGCGTCGCACCTGGTGGCCAACATGGTCGCGGCGGGGGTGATCGACGTAGGGGTCAGCTGCGGCGTCGAGGCCATGTCGCGCGTACCACTGGGCTCCGGCTCCAAGCACGGTCCGGGCAAGCCGTTCCCCGACGAGTGGAACGTCGACCTGCCCAACCAGTTCGAGGCGGCCGAGCGGATCGCCCGGCACCGGGGGCTGACGAGGGAGAACGTGGACGCGCTGGGGCTGTTGTCGCAGGAACGAGCGGCCAACGCCTGGGCGGAAGAACGTTTCAAGCGGGAGACCTTCGCCGTCCAGGTCCCCACCACCGAGGAGGAGCAGTACGCCGGGCAGGGCATGTGGCGGCTGGTGGACAGGGACGAAGGGCTACGGGACACGTCCATGGAAGCCCTGGCCGGTCTGAAGCCGGTGATGCCGACGGCGGTGCACACGGCGGGCAACTCGTCGCAGATCTCGGACGGCGCGGCGGCCCTCATGTGGGCCTCGAAGCGAATGGCCCGTGCCCTGAGGCTGAAGCCCCGGGCACGGATCGTCGCCCAGGCCCTGGTCGGCGCCGACCCACACTTCCACCTGGACGGCCCGATCGACGCGACCCGCGCGGTCCTGGGCAAGGCGGGGATGACCCTAAAGGACATCGACCTCGTGGAGATCAACGAGGCCTTCGCGTCGGTGGTGCTGAGCTGGGCCCAGGTGTTCGAGCAGGACCTGGAGAAGGTCAACGTCAACGGCGGTGCGATCGCCCTCGGGCACCCGGTCGGCGCGACCGGGGCCCGCCTCATCACCACTGCGCTCCATGAACTGGAGCGCACCGACAAGGAGTTCGCACTCATCACGATGTGTGCGGGCGGCGGCCTGGCCACCGGGACGATCATTCAGCGACTGTAG